Part of the Brevibacillus brevis genome is shown below.
TGCAGGTCCTCCCGGCTTGATTTCCCCGAGGTACGGTACATCTTTCGGCACACCGAAAATCAGTCCGATCGAAACGAACAAGAGAAAAGCTAGGATAAAGTTTGCTGCCGGGCCTGCGAAAATGGCCCAGAAGCGCTGCGCCACCGTCTTCCCTTTAAATTGCCTGTTCAGCGGAGCGATTTGCGCCTCTTGTCCATCCTTCACCAGCTGCGCCTGCGGGTGCACAGAGAATGTACGCTGTTCACCATCGACTTCCAACGTCAGATTCAGCGCATGCTCCAGGTCAAAGCGGACGACCGTCCCTGTAATCGCACGTGCCGATCCGCTGTTTGGTCCGTCCAAGAGGATGTGCGTTACCTTTCCCACCGCATCCCGCTCCACGCTGATTTCCATGTGCGGCTTCAACATATCCATCTCAGGGTCTTCGCCGGCCATCCGGACCAAACCTCCGATCGGCAGCAGGCGAAGCGTGTATTCCGTCTCTCCCCGCTTTACGCTAAAAATTTTGGGCCCCATGCCAAGTGCGAATTCCCGACAAAGTATTCCCGCCTTTTTGGCCAGCAGGAAGTGTCCCAGTTCATGCACGAATACGAGTACCCCAAACACGACGACGATCGCGAGAATTGATTCCACGGAATCCAGATTGGGAAAAGGCAAGTGAACATCCACCTTTCATTCAGTATCTAAAGCCCTACCGTATACAGCTCCAGTGCCTGCGAGCGGGCCCACTCGTCCGCTGAAAAAATGTCTTCCAGCGTCGGGACCCTGACTCCTCGGTGAGCTTCGCATGTCTTTCTGACGATCTCCTCAATTTCAAGAAAACGGATGGCCCCTTTTAGAAACAGGTCG
Proteins encoded:
- the rseP gene encoding RIP metalloprotease RseP — protein: MPFPNLDSVESILAIVVVFGVLVFVHELGHFLLAKKAGILCREFALGMGPKIFSVKRGETEYTLRLLPIGGLVRMAGEDPEMDMLKPHMEISVERDAVGKVTHILLDGPNSGSARAITGTVVRFDLEHALNLTLEVDGEQRTFSVHPQAQLVKDGQEAQIAPLNRQFKGKTVAQRFWAIFAGPAANFILAFLLFVSIGLIFGVPKDVPYLGEIKPGGPAAVAGLQQGDKIIAIQGKPVASWKEIVEIVSQSPGKELTFEYERNGQRHTIPVKVGKDENNVGKIMVSNSLTYAPGEALKYGASSTYDFTMMILKSLGMLFTGSVGINDLSGPVGIFKMTGEFAQQGMAILMKWAAVLSINLGLFNLLPLPALDGGRLAFLAVEALRGRPVDPHKEGMVHFLGFAFLMLLILVVTWNDLQRFFFQ